The Pseudomonas rhizosphaerae genomic sequence GAAGTTGAAACGCAAACTGTCGCTGTGCGTACCCGTGAAGGCGCTGACCTGGGCTCCATGCCCATCGCGCAATTCACCGAGTACCTTGCACAAGCGGTTTCCCGGCGTGGTCGCCCAGATTCGGAGTAATTATTATTAAGCGTGAAATGAGACAAGATAAACGAGCTGCACCGAAAGCCCCGATCAACGAGAATATCTCGGCACGCGAGGTTCGGTTAATTGGCGCTGACGGCGAGCAGATTGGCATCGTCTCTATCGATGAAGCGCTTCGTATCGCTGAAGAAGCGAAGCTGGACCTGGTGGAAATCTCCGCCGATGCCCTCCCGCCCGTATGCCGGGTGATGGACTACGGCAAATCGATCTTCGAGAAGAAGAAGCAGGTTGCCGCGGCGAAGAAGAACCAGAAACAGGTTCAGGTAAAAGAAATCAAGTTTCGTCCAGGGACGGAAGAAGGGGATTACCAGGTAAAACTCCGCAACCTGGTACGTTTCCTGAGTGATGGGGACAGGGCCAAGGTATCCTTGCGATTCCGCGGCCGTGAGATGGCGCATCAGGAGCTGGGTATGGAGCTGTTGAAGCGGGTCGAAGGTGACCTGCTCGAATACGGCTCCGTCGAACAGCATCCGAAGATGGAAGGACGCCAGCTGATCATGGTCATCGCCCCCAAGAAAAAGAAATAACCACCAGGGCACGGCAGGCCTTGCGGTTATGTTTATCAATTGAATGTGGAGTACCCGAACATGCCAAAGATGAAAACCAAGAGTGGTGCAGCTAAGCGGTTTTTGAAAACCGCTAACGGCATCAAGCACAAGCACGCTTTCAAGAGCCACATCCTGACCAAAATGTCGACCAAGCGTAAGCGTCAACTGCGCGGTAGCAGCTTGCTGCATCCGTCTGACGTGGCAAAAGTCGAGCGCATGCTGCGCCTTCGTTAATTTCGGTCAAAGATAGAGGACTAACTCATGGCTCGTGTTAAGCGTGGCGTCATTGCCCGTAAGCGTCACAAGAAAATTCTGAAACTGGCTAAAGGCTACTACGGCGCTCGTTCGCGCGTATTCCGTGTTGCCAAGCAAGCGGTCATCAAGGCAGGCCAGTACGCCTACCGCGACCGTCGTCAGAAAAAACGTCAGTTCCGCGCCCTGTGGATCGCTCGTATCAATGCTGGTGCTCGTGTAAACGGTCTGTCCTACAGCCGTTTCATCGCTGGCCTGAAAAAAGCGTCCATCGAGATCGACCGCAAGGTTCTGGCTGATCTGGCAGTGAACGAAAAAGCGGCGTTTGCTGCGATTGTCGAGAAAGCTAAAGCCTCGCTGGCCTAAGTACCCCGACAATCACCCTGCCTGCCGTCGGCAGGCCTGGGTGTTAAACGTCATGAATAGGGGAAGAGCCTTCAAGCTCTTCCCCTATTTCGTATCTGGAGTCTGTACATGGAAAACCTGGATGCGCTGGTCTCCCAAGCTTTGGAGGCCGTGCAACACGCTGAAGACATCAATGCCCTGGAGCAGATCCGGGTTCAATTCCTTGGCAAGAAAGGCGAACTGACTCAGGTGATGAAGACCCTGGGCAACCTGCCTGCCGATGAGCGGCCCAAGGTGGGCGCGCTGATCAACGAAGCCAAGGAGCGTGTCACAGATGTCCTCAATGCGCGCAAGGCGGCTTTCGAAGAAGCCGAGCTGAGCGCCAAGCTCGCTGCCGAGCAGATCGACGTTACCCTGCCTGGCCGCGGCCAGACCACAGGCGGCCTGCACCCTGTCACTCGGACGCTGGAGCGTATCGAGCAGTTCTTCACCCATATCGGCTACGGCATTGCCGAAGGCCCCGAGGTGGAAGACGACTATCACAACTTCGAAGCGCTCAACATCCCTGGCCATCACCCGGCCCGCGCGATGCATGACACCTTCTATTTCAATGCCAACATGTTGCTGCGTACCCACACCTCACCGGTGCAGGCGCGGACCATGGAATCGCAACAGCCTCCGATTCGGGTCGTCTGCCCGGGCCGGGTCTATCGTTGCGACTCGGATATCACCCACTCGCCGATGTTTCATCAGGTCGAGGGGTTGCTGATCGACCGCGACATCAACTTTGCGGACTTGAAAGGCACCATCGAGGAATTCCTGCGGGTGTTCTTCGAAAAAGAGCTGGCGGTACGTTTCCGTCCCTCGTTCTTCCCCTTCACCGAGCCTTCGGCTGAAGTCGATATCCAATGCGTGATGTGCAGCGGCAAAGGCTGCCGAGTCTGCAAACAGACCGGCTGGCTGGAAGTGCTGGGCTGCGGCATGGTGCACCCCAACGTGCTGCGCATGTCGGGTATCGACCCCGAAGAGTTCCAGGGTTTTGCTTTCGGCATGGGCGCAGAACGTCTGGCCATGCTGCGTTACGGCGTCAACGATTTGCGCCTGTTCTTCGACAACGACTTGCGGTTCCTCGCGCAATTTCGCTAGCCGTAACGAATCTTTCAGGAGAGCAGGATGAAATTCAGTGAACAATGGCTGCGTGGCTGGGTAAGCCCGCAGGCCTCGCGTGACGAGCTGGTAGCGCGTCTGTCGATGGCAGGTCTGGAAGTGGACAGCGTGACCTTGGCCGCAGGCGAGTTCAGCGGTGTGGTCGTGGGCGAGGTGCTCGCCACCGAGCAGCACCCTGACGCCGACAAATTGCGCGTTTGCCAGGTCAGCGATGGCAGCGAGACTTTTCAGGTGGTCTGTGGTGCGCCGAACGTGCGTCCCGGCCTGAAGATTCCGTTCGCCAAGATCGGTGCACAGTTGCCCGGTGACTTCAAGATCAAGAAAGCCAAGCTGCGCGGCGTCGAGTCCAACGGCATGCTGTGCTCGCAGTCCGAGCTGCAGGTCGGTGAAGGCAACGAAGGCCTGATGGAGCTGCCGGCCGATGCACCCACCGGTGAAGATTTCCGGGTTTACCTGGGGT encodes the following:
- the infC gene encoding translation initiation factor IF-3, producing MIIKREMRQDKRAAPKAPINENISAREVRLIGADGEQIGIVSIDEALRIAEEAKLDLVEISADALPPVCRVMDYGKSIFEKKKQVAAAKKNQKQVQVKEIKFRPGTEEGDYQVKLRNLVRFLSDGDRAKVSLRFRGREMAHQELGMELLKRVEGDLLEYGSVEQHPKMEGRQLIMVIAPKKKK
- the rpmI gene encoding 50S ribosomal protein L35, whose product is MPKMKTKSGAAKRFLKTANGIKHKHAFKSHILTKMSTKRKRQLRGSSLLHPSDVAKVERMLRLR
- the rplT gene encoding 50S ribosomal protein L20 produces the protein MARVKRGVIARKRHKKILKLAKGYYGARSRVFRVAKQAVIKAGQYAYRDRRQKKRQFRALWIARINAGARVNGLSYSRFIAGLKKASIEIDRKVLADLAVNEKAAFAAIVEKAKASLA
- the pheS gene encoding phenylalanine--tRNA ligase subunit alpha, which translates into the protein MENLDALVSQALEAVQHAEDINALEQIRVQFLGKKGELTQVMKTLGNLPADERPKVGALINEAKERVTDVLNARKAAFEEAELSAKLAAEQIDVTLPGRGQTTGGLHPVTRTLERIEQFFTHIGYGIAEGPEVEDDYHNFEALNIPGHHPARAMHDTFYFNANMLLRTHTSPVQARTMESQQPPIRVVCPGRVYRCDSDITHSPMFHQVEGLLIDRDINFADLKGTIEEFLRVFFEKELAVRFRPSFFPFTEPSAEVDIQCVMCSGKGCRVCKQTGWLEVLGCGMVHPNVLRMSGIDPEEFQGFAFGMGAERLAMLRYGVNDLRLFFDNDLRFLAQFR